GCGGGCGTCCCCCACCCGCACTCGGCGGTAGAAGCGCCAGGTGTAGATCACCTGCTGCCCAACGTAGGGCCGGGTGGTGGAGACCGTGGCGCGGGTGAACAGGTCCCGGCTTTCCTGGGGCTCGGCGGAGGCTTCGAGGATCTTCACCTGGAACGGCTGGCTCTCATAGGTGCGGCCATCCACCTCGGCGGTGGCGGCGCCGATGGTGAAGGTGCCGGTACGCTTGGGAACCAACACATAGGTGTAGGTGACGCTGCGCGTCGCCCGGCCGTTGACGCTGGTGAATTGCCGCGAGCTGCCCCGGGAGTAGACCTCGAAGGCGGAGAGATCCGGCAGCTCCGGCTGCACCCGCTGGCTGCCCTCGATGGCCACCGAGAGCACCAGCTGGTCCTCGATGGTGGCCTCCGGCCGGTCGATGGTGACCTGGATGCCATCGGCGGCGGCGCTGACAGCCATCAGCAATCCCGCCATCAGCACCGCGCAAAGAACCGTCGCCCGGGCCCACCCGTGCAAGGGGTCTGGAGTCAGAGTCGTCACTCGCCTCACCAATCCTTCTCCGGGCGGCCGCGGCGGCCGCGGCGGGGATCCCGGGAACGGTCCGGCTGTCCTTCTTCCAGCGCCCGCAGATAGCGCTCGGCTTCCTCCGGGGTCATGCCCTCGGGAGATCCCTCCATGGCCTGGGCGGCACCGCCTTGAGCGCCGTCGCTACCCTCCTGGGGCTGCTGCTGGTTCTGCGCCGCCTGCTGCTGCGCTTCCTCCCCATCGCTGACGCCGTCGTCGTCGCTGTCCGGGTCGTTGGGATCGGTCTCCCCTTCATCCACCTGGCCGTTGCCGTTGCGGTCCTCCTGGCCGTCCTTCAGCCCGTCACCGTCGGAGTCCGGGTTCTGAGGGTCGGTGGGATTCTGGGCGTTGCGCTCCGCCTCGTCCGGCAGACCGTCGTTGTCGCTATCCTGGCCCTGCTGACCTTGTTGGCCCTGGTCACCCTGTTGATCCTGCTGGCCCTGATCCTGCTGTTGATCCTGGCCGTCCTGCCCCTGATCCTGCTGATCTTGGCCTTGCTGATCCTGATTCTGCTGGTCCTGGTTCTGTTGATCCTGATTCTGCTGATCTTGGCCGTCCTGCTGCTGCTGATCTTGGTTCTGTGGGTCTTGGTTCTGCTGCTCCTGCTGCCGCTTCTGATTCT
This window of the Acidobacteriota bacterium genome carries:
- a CDS encoding BatD family protein; the protein is MTTLTPDPLHGWARATVLCAVLMAGLLMAVSAAADGIQVTIDRPEATIEDQLVLSVAIEGSQRVQPELPDLSAFEVYSRGSSRQFTSVNGRATRSVTYTYVLVPKRTGTFTIGAATAEVDGRTYESQPFQVKILEASAEPQESRDLFTRATVSTTRPYVGQQVIYTWRFYRRVRVGDARLEPQDFQNMLVEDLGEVREYQTTVEGQQFFVSEIRKAIFPQEDGTLEVPGSRLTCQVAVRSGRRRGLLGDFFGASETKVLRT
- a CDS encoding tetratricopeptide repeat protein, whose amino-acid sequence is MADRGWLQSSSCNLLLAGFLGGLIVLGLPTALAAQGAPQGPSVPPAQGPATSGAPAQSGPGDREAGGARRIGDPYEAYDQGVYDQALQGFVDQQVERPEDPAVAFNIGSSHYQMKDYEAAQRSFAAAALSADPKLQQQAVYNLGNVAFRQGKLEEAVEHYKRALELDPDDQDAKFNLEFVRDEIRRRHEENQKRQQEQQNQDPQNQDQQQQDGQDQQNQDQQNQDQQNQDQQGQDQQDQGQDGQDQQQDQGQQDQQGDQGQQGQQGQDSDNDGLPDEAERNAQNPTDPQNPDSDGDGLKDGQEDRNGNGQVDEGETDPNDPDSDDDGVSDGEEAQQQAAQNQQQPQEGSDGAQGGAAQAMEGSPEGMTPEEAERYLRALEEGQPDRSRDPRRGRRGRPEKDW